The Populus alba chromosome 6, ASM523922v2, whole genome shotgun sequence genome contains a region encoding:
- the LOC118055727 gene encoding putative RNA methyltransferase At5g10620, translating to MAIISACASTSCYTPPPSGGEGRLCKYTGQSVRALPIRIITVGKKRSAGVQLLVEEYTNKLKNYCSLHDLPIRSNPRNARDERAQVDDEDKAVMNLIRSDDWVVLLDERGRDIGSEQMAELIGDAGNTGASRLSFCIGGPYGHGQQIRKRANISIRLSSMVLNHQIALLVLVEQLYRSWTILKGQNYHH from the exons ATGGCTATAATCTCAGCTTGTGCTTCAACCAGTTGCTACACTCCTCCTCCCTCAG GAGGAGAAGGTAGACTGTGTAAGTACACTGGTCAGTCGGTG AGAGCGTTACCTATAAGAATTATAACAGTGGGCAAAAAGAGATCAGCTGGGGTACAATTATTAGTGGAAGAATACACTAACAAGCTCAAAAACTATTGCTCTCTTCATGATCTTCCTATTCGGTCCAACCCCAGAAATGCTCG TGATGAGAGGGCTCAGGTTGATGATGAAGACAAGGCAGTCATGAACCTTATCAGGTCTGATGATTGG GTTGTCCTGTTGGATGAGCGTGGACGGGACATTGGGTCCGAGCAGATGGCTGAATTGATCGGGGATGCAGGGAACACG GGAGCTTCTAGGTTATCATTCTGCATTGGTGGACCGTATGGTCATGGGCAACAAATACGAAAGCGTGCTAACATATCGATTAGATTGTCCTCCATGGTTTTGAATCATCAGATTGCGTTGCTTGTGCTTGTTGAACAACTCTATAG gTCATGGACGATTCTGAAGGGGCAAAATTACCATCATTAA
- the LOC118055726 gene encoding glycosyltransferase family protein 64 C3 codes for MQKNPYLALLVLWPLALISLSSSNPCDPANQRDPRALRSDQITVLMNGYSESRIPLLRSLASAYTSSPLVSSVLVLWGNPSTSAQTLARLAHNLSLSSFGPAPISLVRQRSNSLNDRFLPRFSIGTHAVLICDDDVEVDARSFEFAFKVWRLNPDRLIGLFVRSHDMDLGAKQWIYTVHGDKYSIVLTKFMMLKREYLWRYSCGGGAQMSEVRRTVDRMKNCEDILMNFVVADEVKAGPILVGAERVRDWGDARNDGDGGRGLKDGEGRRVREVGLSSRRREHRKRRGDCLREFHKVLGRMPLRYSYGKVVNSVGEQGLCLKGGKLVFCDQYRR; via the coding sequence ATGCAGAAGAATCCCTATCTTGCCTTACTGGTTCTATGGCCTCTGGCcttgatctctctctcttcttcaaaCCCATGTGACCCCGCAAACCAGAGGGACCCACGAGCTCTCCGTTCTGATCAAATCACCGTTCTGATGAACGGCTACTCTGAGTCCCGAATCCCTCTCCTCCGGTCACTTGCCTCCGCCTACACCTCTTCCCCTCTGGTATCTTCTGTGCTGGTTCTCTGGGGAAACCCTTCAACGTCAGCTCAAACACTGGCCCGCTTGGCCCACAACCTCTCCCTCTCCTCCTTTGGTCCAGCTCCCATCTCCCTCGTTCGCCAACGATCTAACAGTTTAAACGACCGTTTTCTCCCCAGGTTTTCGATAGGGACCCACGCAGTATTGATCTGTGATGATGACGTGGAGGTTGATGCTAGGTCTTTTGAGTTTGCTTTCAAGGTTTGGAGGCTGAATCCCGACCGCTTGATTGGGTTGTTCGTGAGGTCGCATGATATGGACTTGGGGGCAAAGCAGTGGATTTATACTGTCCATGGCGATAAGTACTCTATAGTGCTCACGAAGTTTATGATGTTGAAGAGGGAGTATCTGTGGAGATATAGCTGTGGAGGTGGGGCCCAGATGAGTGAAGTGAGGAGGACCGTTGATAGGATGAAGAATTGCGAGGATATCTTGATGAATTTTGTGGTGGCTGATGAGGTAAAAGCAGGGCCCATTCTGGTGGGGGCAGAGAGGGTGAGGGATTGGGGAGATGCAAGGAATGATGGTGATGGAGGGAGGGGATTGAAAGATGGGGAGGGGCGCAGGGTAAGGGAGGTGGGGCTGAGTAGCAGGAGAAGGGAGCATAGGAAGAGGAGAGGGGATTGTCTAAGGGAGTTTCACAAGGTTTTGGGTAGGATGCCTCTAAGGTATAGTTATGGGAAAGTAGTTAATTCAGTTGGGGAGCAAGGGCTATGTCTGAAAGGAGGCAAGCTGGTATTTTGTGACCAATACCGACGATAG
- the LOC118055725 gene encoding probable sugar phosphate/phosphate translocator At1g06470, whose amino-acid sequence MELNGCNLENRNRGSHDDSEEDNCVPFDIENSRRRNSDVDSDVNGIAIDSLSSRKSPPTPVSAADILKTLFFILVWYTFSTFLTLYNKTLLGDDMGRFPAPLLMNTVHFTMQAVLSTAITWYWSDRFRPNVAMSWKDYFIRVVPTALGTAFDVNLSNVSLVFISVTFATMCKSAAPIFLILFAFAFRLESPSAKLFGIIMVISVGILLTVAKETEFEFWGFVFVMLAAVMSGFRWCMTQILLQKEAYGLKNPLTLMSYVTPVMAISTGLLSLVLDPWHEFNKTSYFNNSWHVARSCLLMFFGGTLAFFMVLTEFVLISVTSAVTVTIAGVVKEAVTILVAVIYFHDKFTWLKGAGLLIIMVGVGFFNWYKYQKLQKGQTSENDSAGSSPTNVATKYVILDEMDDLDDGT is encoded by the exons ATGGAATTGAATGGCTGTAATTTAGAGAACAGAAACAGAGGGAGTCATGATGATTCTGAAGAAGACAACTGCGTTCCCTTCGACATTGAAAACTCTAGGAGGAGGAATTCTGATGTCGATTCCGATGTCAATGGCATCGCCATCGATTCTTTGTCGTCGAGGAAGTCTCCTCCTACTCCTGTATCTGCTGCTGATATTTTGAAGactctgttttttattcttgtttggTACACTTTCAGCACTTTTTTAACCTT GTACAATAAGACTCTGTTAGGAGATGATATGGGGAGATTTCCAGCTCCGTTGTTGATGAATACTGTCCATTTCACAATGCAAGCTGTTTTATCCACGGCTATTACTTGGTACTGGTCTGATCGGTTTCGGCCGAATGTTGCTATGTCGTGGAAGGATTATTTTATAAGAG TTGTACCAACAGCTCTTGGAACTGCATTCGATGTTAACTTGAGCAATGTGTCCCTTGTTTTCATCTCTGTTACATTTGCCACAATG TGTAAATCTGCAGCTCCAATATTTCTCATTCTATTTGCCTTTGCATTCAG gttggaaTCTCCAAGCGCTAAGCTTTTTGGTATCATCATGGTAATCTCTGTTGGAATTTTATTAACAG TTGCGAAAGAGACAGAATTTGAGTTTTGGGGCTTTGTATTTGTTATGCTTGCTGCTGTAATGTCTGGATTTCGCTGGTGCATGACTCAAATTCTCTTGCAG aaagaagcctATG GTTTGAAAAATCCACTTACATTGATGAGCTATGTGACTCCAGTGATGGCAATTTCAACCGGTCTTCTTTCTCTTGTCTTAGATCCATGGCATGAATTTAACAAAACAAGTTACTTCAATAATTCATGGCATGTTGCTCGGAGTTGCCTGCTCATGTTTTTTGGGGGAACACTCGCTTTTTTCATG GTTTTAACGGAGTTTGTTCTTATTTCAGTAACTAGTGCCGTCACAGTGACAATAGCTGGTGTTGTCAAGGAGGCTGTGACTATATTG GTTGCGGTTATTTATTTCCATGATAAATTTACCTGGTTGAAAGGTGCTGGGCTTTTGATTATTATGGTTGGTGTCGGCTTTTTCAACTGGTACAA GTACCAAAAGCTACAGAAGGGCCAAACAAGTGAAAATGACTCGGCTGGGTCATCCCCAACAAATGTTGCAACGAAGTATGTTATCCTTGATGAGATGGATGATCTAGATGATGGCACTTGA
- the LOC118055729 gene encoding auxin-responsive protein SAUR50-like, translating into MDSKKSNKIRDIVRLQQILKKWRKLASSSKTTAASTTTSSKSMKFLKRTLSISENSAKETSSNAVPKGYLAVGVGEEQKRFIIPTEYLSHPAFLILLREAEEEFGFQQAGVLRIPCEVAVFESILKLVEEKKDLFFTQECRLDVDNIAVYCSSKSQQTPSHHPQSPMCR; encoded by the coding sequence ATGGATTCCAAGAAGTCTAACAAGATTAGAGACATTGTTAGGCTTCAACAGATCCTGAAGAAGTGGAGGAAGCTTGCAAGTTCATCAAAAACCACTGCAGCTTCTACCACCACCAGCAGTAAGAGCATGAAGTTTCTCAAGAGAACACTCTCTATATCAGAGAACTCTGCCAAGGAAACCTCCAGCAATGCCGTCCCAAAGGGCTACCTGGCCGTCGGCGTTGGAGAAGAGCAAAAGAGATTCATAATCCCAACAGAGTATTTGAGCCACCCTGCATTCCTCATCTTATTAAGAGAAGCAGAAGAGGAATTTGGGTTTCAACAGGCAGGTGTCTTAAGGATTCCTTGTGAAGTCGCCGTCTTTGAGAGTATCCTGAAACTGGTGGAGGAAAAGAAAGACCTGTTCTTCACGCAAGAATGCAGGCTTGATGTTGATAATATCGCGGTGTATTGCTCATCGAAAAGCCAGCAAACTCCATCTCACCATCCTCAAAGTCCAATGTGCAGATAG
- the LOC118055728 gene encoding uncharacterized protein isoform X1 has translation MLTVTVAPAKISYLRSLPPWPSNTTTPRFLKTVNCSPPLQQQVQEEQQQVASGIMCEPCNGKGWILCDFCKGLKTNVKADNKRLYRRCPSCRAIGYVLCSKCKVFKCVTFPNYNDGEDLLL, from the exons ATGTTAACTGTAACTGTAGCTCCTGCGAAAATCAGTTACTTGAGGTCGTTGCCACCATGGCCGTCGAATACGACGACACCTCGTTTCTTGAAGACTGTAAACTGCAGCCCTCCTCTCCAGCAGCAAGTCCAAGAAGAACAGCAGCAG GTTGCTTCAGGAATAATGTGTGAACCTTGTAATGGAAAAGGATGGATTCTTTGTGACTTCTGTAAAGGGCTAAAGACCAATGTTAAAGCTGATAACAAGAGACTTTACCGTCGTTGCCCTTCTTGCAGGGCA ATTGGATATGTGCTGTGTTCAAAGTGCAAAGTTTTCAAGTGTGTAACTTTCCCAAATTATAATGATGGCGAAGACCTTTTGCTTTGA
- the LOC118055728 gene encoding uncharacterized protein isoform X2, whose product MAVEYDDTSFLEDCKLQPSSPAASPRRTAAVVMKVASGIMCEPCNGKGWILCDFCKGLKTNVKADNKRLYRRCPSCRAIGYVLCSKCKVFKCVTFPNYNDGEDLLL is encoded by the exons ATGGCCGTCGAATACGACGACACCTCGTTTCTTGAAGACTGTAAACTGCAGCCCTCCTCTCCAGCAGCAAGTCCAAGAAGAACAGCAGCAG TTGTAATGAAGGTTGCTTCAGGAATAATGTGTGAACCTTGTAATGGAAAAGGATGGATTCTTTGTGACTTCTGTAAAGGGCTAAAGACCAATGTTAAAGCTGATAACAAGAGACTTTACCGTCGTTGCCCTTCTTGCAGGGCA ATTGGATATGTGCTGTGTTCAAAGTGCAAAGTTTTCAAGTGTGTAACTTTCCCAAATTATAATGATGGCGAAGACCTTTTGCTTTGA